In Alteromonas naphthalenivorans, one DNA window encodes the following:
- the rpmC gene encoding 50S ribosomal protein L29: protein MKATELKEKSVEELNAELINLLREQFNLRMQHSTGQLEKTDQLRTVRRNIARVKTILTQKADA, encoded by the coding sequence ATGAAAGCGACTGAACTGAAAGAAAAAAGCGTAGAAGAGCTGAACGCAGAGTTGATTAACCTGCTACGCGAACAGTTCAACTTGCGCATGCAGCACTCAACTGGTCAACTTGAAAAGACTGATCAATTGAGAACTGTACGTCGTAACATCGCGCGTGTTAAAACCATTCTGACTCAAAAGGCTGATGCGTAA
- a CDS encoding 3-deoxy-D-manno-octulosonic acid transferase, producing MIRGGKEAEYRPTLLEDVCRWLYSCVLFCIIPFAFIQLMRRGATRNKEYNQRRFERFGFVARPHKTGGYLFHCVSVGEVVAASCLIKRIIQAEPDTQITVTTTTPTGSARVRDIFGNTVHHFYLPYDLHTAMAAMIKRIKPKAVLITEVELWPNFIHACWKRHIPIMVINARMTDRSAKRYMKIGKLFKPMLNKLSHICTQGQRDYNNYLALGMPEARMTQTNNIKFDQAASTSHQSIGFMGLSLTDGPILVAGSTHDLEEQAMIDAVKILGSSTAVNLRLLLVPRHPERFDTVAKLLEQNELEYVRTSNIDAISPETKVILLDEMGKLNSAYSVASFAFVGGSIANRGGHNALEPAAFSIPIMMGPHTYNNPVICEYLEARGALTKIANAQEIAQQCEAWINAPMKREEAGKAGRKVLEENSGALDKTLAVIKRNVA from the coding sequence ATGATAAGAGGCGGTAAAGAAGCCGAATACAGACCTACATTACTAGAAGATGTGTGTCGCTGGCTTTACTCCTGTGTATTGTTTTGCATTATCCCTTTTGCATTTATCCAACTAATGCGCCGAGGTGCGACAAGAAATAAAGAATACAACCAACGCCGGTTTGAGCGATTCGGTTTTGTTGCGAGACCTCATAAAACGGGTGGTTACCTGTTTCACTGTGTTTCGGTTGGTGAAGTGGTGGCGGCATCTTGCTTAATAAAGCGCATCATTCAGGCTGAGCCAGATACCCAGATTACGGTGACTACCACTACACCCACAGGCTCGGCAAGGGTGCGGGATATTTTTGGTAATACGGTACACCATTTTTACTTGCCCTATGATTTGCATACGGCGATGGCCGCAATGATAAAGCGCATTAAACCTAAAGCGGTGCTTATTACCGAAGTCGAGTTATGGCCTAACTTTATCCATGCTTGCTGGAAGCGCCACATACCGATAATGGTGATTAATGCGCGTATGACAGATAGGTCAGCTAAGCGTTACATGAAAATAGGTAAACTGTTTAAACCCATGCTAAACAAACTTTCTCATATATGTACTCAAGGTCAGCGTGATTACAATAATTATCTTGCGCTAGGTATGCCTGAAGCACGTATGACTCAAACTAATAATATTAAGTTTGACCAAGCTGCGTCTACATCGCATCAAAGTATTGGGTTCATGGGCCTTTCACTAACAGACGGCCCAATATTAGTTGCTGGCAGTACCCACGATCTTGAAGAGCAAGCCATGATTGATGCCGTGAAGATACTTGGCTCGTCAACCGCAGTTAATCTTCGCTTGCTGTTAGTACCTCGTCACCCAGAGCGGTTTGATACCGTTGCTAAGCTGTTAGAGCAAAACGAACTTGAATACGTTCGAACAAGTAACATTGATGCTATATCGCCAGAGACGAAAGTTATCTTGCTCGATGAAATGGGCAAATTGAATAGTGCTTATAGCGTGGCTAGTTTTGCATTTGTAGGGGGCTCGATTGCAAATCGCGGTGGGCATAACGCGTTAGAGCCAGCCGCCTTTTCTATTCCCATCATGATGGGGCCACATACTTATAACAATCCAGTAATTTGTGAGTATTTGGAAGCGCGTGGAGCCCTTACAAAAATAGCGAATGCACAAGAAATTGCTCAGCAATGTGAAGCTTGGATTAATGCCCCGATGAAACGTGAGGAAGCTGGAAAAGCCGGCCGGAAAGTTTTAGAGGAAAACAGTGGTGCATTAGATAAAACGCTAGCGGTTATAAAACGTAATGTAGCTTAA
- the rpsJ gene encoding 30S ribosomal protein S10, with the protein MPNQRIRIRLKAFDHKLIDQSTAEIVETAKRTGAQVSGPIPLPTRKERYTVLTSPHVNKDARDQYEIRTHKRLVDIIEPTDKTVDALMRLDLAAGVDVQISLG; encoded by the coding sequence ATGCCAAATCAAAGAATTCGTATTCGTTTGAAAGCGTTTGATCACAAGTTGATCGATCAGTCTACGGCTGAAATCGTTGAAACGGCGAAACGTACTGGTGCTCAGGTCAGCGGTCCTATTCCTCTGCCTACTCGCAAAGAACGCTATACAGTATTGACATCTCCTCACGTAAATAAAGATGCACGTGATCAATATGAGATTCGTACTCACAAGCGTTTAGTAGACATCATTGAGCCAACTGATAAAACAGTTGACGCGTTGATGCGTTTGGACTTGGCTGCCGGTGTTGATGTTCAAATCAGCCTGGGCTAA
- a CDS encoding glycosyltransferase family 4 protein yields MSLKILHIELGRNLYGGAKQVVYLLDSLNRQFDYENHLICPEDSKIASLSLSGCQTHTIAYRGETDLFAVKRMVNIARKINADVIHVHSRRGADVFGAMVAKITGIPAICTRRVDNPESLFATYKYSQFAAVASISEGVFNVVSHHCEAVKHQPVIHSSVDFKEFSKPGDKAWLSETFSIPSDHTVIANFAQLISRKGQADIILAMEKVVQNNPKVSCLLFGKGNLKESYEALIDRHLLTEHVHLCGFTDEVSKILPSVDIVVHPAYAEGLGVILLQAGACKRAVVSTPVGGIPEIIEHNETGLMVTPGNIDEIADALITLVNDKQTRETLGNQLYQHVKGHFSTDEMATSYSELYLTVTQPS; encoded by the coding sequence GTGAGCTTAAAGATTTTGCATATAGAGTTGGGTAGAAACTTGTATGGCGGCGCTAAACAAGTTGTTTACTTGTTAGATTCACTGAACCGCCAGTTTGATTACGAAAACCACCTAATATGCCCAGAAGATAGTAAAATTGCGTCGCTGTCCCTTTCAGGCTGCCAAACGCATACTATTGCTTATCGCGGAGAAACAGACTTATTTGCCGTGAAACGCATGGTTAACATCGCCCGTAAAATTAATGCCGATGTCATTCATGTACATAGTCGTCGTGGGGCAGATGTTTTCGGCGCCATGGTAGCGAAGATCACGGGTATTCCCGCTATATGCACACGACGAGTAGATAACCCAGAATCACTGTTTGCCACTTATAAATACAGTCAGTTTGCGGCTGTAGCGAGCATTTCTGAGGGTGTGTTTAATGTGGTAAGTCATCACTGTGAAGCAGTGAAACACCAACCGGTTATTCACTCGTCCGTAGATTTTAAAGAGTTTTCGAAGCCTGGTGACAAAGCGTGGCTAAGTGAAACCTTCTCCATTCCTTCAGATCATACCGTTATTGCTAACTTTGCTCAGCTTATATCTCGTAAAGGCCAAGCTGATATTATTTTAGCCATGGAAAAAGTGGTTCAAAATAACCCTAAAGTGAGTTGTTTACTCTTTGGCAAAGGAAATCTTAAAGAAAGCTACGAAGCACTTATCGACCGGCATTTACTTACCGAACACGTTCACCTATGTGGCTTTACCGATGAAGTCAGTAAAATTCTTCCCAGTGTTGATATTGTGGTTCACCCCGCTTATGCAGAGGGTTTAGGCGTTATTCTTCTTCAAGCGGGAGCCTGTAAGCGTGCGGTGGTATCTACACCGGTAGGCGGTATTCCCGAAATTATTGAGCATAATGAAACAGGACTAATGGTAACGCCAGGGAATATCGATGAAATAGCCGATGCGTTGATTACGCTGGTGAATGATAAGCAAACCCGCGAGACCTTGGGCAATCAGTTGTATCAACATGTAAAAGGGCATTTCAGTACTGACGAAATGGCTACCAGTTATAGCGAGCTATACTTGACCGTGACACAGCCATCATAA
- the rpsS gene encoding 30S ribosomal protein S19 → MPRSLKKGPFIDLHLLKKVEAAVEKNERKPIKTWSRRSMIIPDMIGLTIAVHNGRQHVPVIISDEMVGHKLGEFAPTRTYRGHVADKKSKR, encoded by the coding sequence ATGCCACGTTCTCTCAAGAAGGGTCCATTTATTGACCTTCACTTGCTGAAGAAGGTAGAGGCTGCAGTGGAAAAGAACGAACGTAAACCAATTAAGACTTGGTCTCGTCGTTCTATGATCATCCCAGATATGATTGGGTTGACCATTGCGGTCCATAACGGTCGCCAGCACGTTCCAGTCATCATCAGCGATGAAATGGTCGGCCACAAGTTGGGCGAATTTGCGCCAACGCGTACTTACCGCGGCCATGTCGCGGATAAGAAAAGCAAACGATAA
- the rplV gene encoding 50S ribosomal protein L22: MEALAKHRFARSSAQKARLVADQIRGMHVEKALELLTYSPKKSAALVKKVLESAIANAEHNEGADIDELVVAKVFVDEGPTMKRIKPRAKGRADRIFKRSSHITVVVADN; the protein is encoded by the coding sequence ATGGAAGCATTAGCTAAACACCGTTTTGCCCGCTCGTCTGCTCAAAAAGCACGCTTGGTAGCGGATCAAATTCGCGGTATGCACGTTGAGAAAGCTCTTGAGCTACTTACGTACAGCCCGAAGAAAAGCGCAGCGCTGGTTAAGAAAGTTTTGGAATCTGCGATTGCAAATGCAGAACACAATGAAGGCGCTGACATCGACGAATTAGTCGTTGCCAAAGTTTTCGTTGACGAAGGTCCAACTATGAAACGTATCAAGCCACGTGCCAAAGGCCGTGCAGATCGTATCTTTAAGCGTAGCAGTCACATCACTGTGGTTGTAGCGGATAACTAG
- the rpsQ gene encoding 30S ribosomal protein S17, with protein sequence MTEQKVRTVQGRVVSNKMDKTITVVVERFVKHPIYGKFIKRSTKLHAHDEENVCNQGDVVTISECRPLSKSKNWTLVSVVEKAGV encoded by the coding sequence ATGACTGAACAAAAAGTTCGTACAGTGCAAGGTCGTGTGGTTAGCAACAAGATGGATAAAACCATTACTGTTGTTGTTGAGCGTTTTGTAAAACACCCTATCTACGGGAAGTTCATCAAACGTTCTACTAAACTTCACGCCCACGATGAAGAAAACGTATGTAACCAAGGCGACGTAGTCACTATTAGTGAATGTCGTCCATTGTCTAAAAGCAAAAATTGGACATTGGTTAGCGTTGTAGAAAAAGCTGGCGTTTAA
- the rpsC gene encoding 30S ribosomal protein S3, with protein sequence MGQKVHPTGIRLGISKPWTSTWYANTGDYADNLYNDHQVRKYLTKQLKSASLSKIVIERPAKSIRVTIHTARPGVVIGKKGEDVEKLRAYVSKLAGVPAQINIAEVRKPELDGQLVADSISSQLERRVMFRRAMKRAVQNAMRLGAKGIKVEVSGRLGGAEIARSEWYREGRVPLHTFRADIDYATSEAATTYGIIGVKVWIFKGEVLGGLPTTQEQAPPAQPKKKGRNSKREG encoded by the coding sequence ATGGGACAGAAGGTACATCCTACAGGTATACGCCTGGGTATCAGTAAACCATGGACTTCTACCTGGTACGCTAATACTGGTGACTATGCGGATAACCTGTATAACGATCATCAGGTACGTAAGTATCTGACTAAACAGCTTAAAAGCGCTTCACTTTCTAAAATCGTGATCGAGCGTCCTGCTAAGAGCATCCGTGTGACTATTCACACTGCTCGTCCAGGCGTTGTAATCGGTAAAAAAGGTGAAGATGTAGAGAAGCTTCGCGCCTATGTTTCTAAGCTAGCCGGTGTGCCAGCTCAGATTAACATTGCAGAAGTTCGCAAGCCTGAGCTTGACGGACAACTGGTTGCCGACAGTATCTCTAGCCAGCTAGAACGTCGTGTAATGTTCCGTCGTGCTATGAAGCGCGCGGTACAAAACGCAATGCGTCTTGGTGCTAAGGGTATTAAAGTTGAAGTAAGCGGCCGTTTGGGCGGAGCAGAAATTGCTCGTTCTGAATGGTACCGTGAAGGTCGCGTACCTCTGCACACTTTCCGTGCAGATATCGATTACGCAACTTCAGAAGCTGCAACTACCTACGGTATTATTGGTGTGAAGGTATGGATCTTCAAAGGTGAAGTTCTGGGCGGTTTGCCTACAACTCAAGAGCAAGCTCCGCCTGCTCAACCTAAGAAGAAAGGCCGCAACTCTAAGCGTGAGGGCTAA
- the rplW gene encoding 50S ribosomal protein L23: MKEERLLKVLLAPHVSEKSTMAAEASNTVVFKVAKDSNKAEIKAAVEKLFEVEVEGVRTVNVKGKTKRHGQSFGKRSDWKKAYVVLKEGQDIDFVGGAE, from the coding sequence ATGAAAGAAGAACGTCTACTGAAGGTGCTTTTAGCACCGCATGTTTCAGAAAAGTCTACTATGGCTGCTGAAGCAAGCAACACGGTTGTATTTAAAGTAGCGAAAGATTCGAACAAAGCTGAAATCAAAGCTGCAGTTGAAAAACTGTTTGAAGTTGAGGTTGAAGGTGTTCGTACTGTAAACGTTAAGGGTAAAACCAAGCGTCACGGTCAGTCTTTCGGTAAACGCAGTGACTGGAAAAAGGCCTACGTGGTTCTTAAAGAAGGTCAGGACATCGACTTTGTCGGTGGCGCTGAGTAA
- the rplD gene encoding 50S ribosomal protein L4 — MELTLKDAQSALEVSEATFGREFNEALVHQVVVAYGAGARQGTKAQKTRAEVRGGGKKPWRQKGTGRARAGTIRSPIWVGGGRAFAAKPRDFDQKVNKKMYRGAIKSILSELIRQDRLVVVEKFGVEAPKTKELIAKLNDYELNDVLIVTADVDENLFLAARNLYKVDVRDVAGIDPVSLIAFEKVLITADAVKQLEEALA; from the coding sequence ATGGAATTAACATTGAAAGATGCGCAAAGCGCTCTTGAAGTATCCGAAGCGACCTTTGGACGTGAATTCAACGAAGCCTTGGTACACCAAGTCGTTGTAGCTTACGGTGCAGGTGCTCGTCAGGGTACAAAGGCGCAGAAGACTCGCGCTGAAGTACGTGGTGGTGGTAAGAAGCCATGGCGTCAAAAAGGCACAGGCCGTGCTCGTGCTGGTACTATCCGAAGCCCAATTTGGGTTGGTGGTGGTCGTGCATTCGCAGCCAAGCCTCGTGACTTTGATCAAAAAGTTAACAAGAAAATGTATCGTGGTGCTATCAAAAGCATCTTGTCTGAACTAATCCGTCAAGACCGTTTGGTTGTGGTAGAGAAGTTTGGTGTGGAAGCACCTAAGACAAAAGAACTTATTGCTAAGCTTAACGACTATGAACTAAATGATGTTCTTATCGTTACTGCTGATGTTGATGAGAACTTGTTCCTAGCGGCACGCAACTTGTACAAAGTTGACGTACGTGATGTTGCAGGCATCGACCCAGTAAGTTTGATTGCATTTGAAAAAGTGCTAATTACAGCTGATGCGGTTAAACAACTTGAGGAGGCGTTAGCATGA
- a CDS encoding glycosyltransferase family 9 protein → MCSTATQPNVLLIRLSAIGDIVMASGLPSSIKEALPNARVTWLVEKPYAGLVQHHPFVDDIIVWPKSEWKAFGKKRAYWSLLKSVLAFRRQLHDKGFTHAIDAQGLLKSAFLAYLSGAGVRIGFNSKEQSQRFLTDTIDKPISNQISSEYRYLAKHMGAHSYELHIEMGEAATQKLQGTLGALSVNGDYIVLAPFTTRPQKHWPINHWRQLITLIRQHSDISIVILGGPSDSCDAEALTFNEGDVYSLAGHVSVAESAVAVKQSKAFIGVDTGLTHMAVTFLRPTVALFGSTCPYTYTDNANTHVLYKKLVCAPCKRKPTCNGTFDCMALIRPEEVFTTVKEYL, encoded by the coding sequence ATGTGCTCTACTGCAACCCAGCCGAACGTACTTTTAATCAGGCTTAGCGCTATTGGTGACATTGTAATGGCCTCAGGGCTTCCGTCCAGCATTAAAGAGGCTCTTCCTAATGCTCGAGTTACCTGGTTAGTTGAAAAACCGTATGCAGGACTAGTACAACACCACCCTTTCGTTGACGACATTATCGTGTGGCCGAAAAGCGAATGGAAAGCGTTTGGTAAGAAGCGCGCCTATTGGTCTTTGCTCAAATCGGTGTTGGCATTTAGGCGACAACTCCACGATAAAGGTTTTACCCACGCCATTGATGCCCAAGGCTTACTTAAAAGTGCCTTTTTAGCCTATCTCAGTGGTGCAGGTGTCCGAATTGGTTTTAATAGTAAAGAGCAAAGCCAACGTTTCTTAACCGACACAATAGATAAACCAATATCAAACCAAATCAGTAGCGAGTATCGATATTTAGCAAAGCATATGGGAGCGCATTCTTACGAACTACATATTGAAATGGGGGAAGCTGCAACACAAAAGCTTCAGGGCACGCTAGGTGCCCTGTCGGTAAATGGCGATTATATCGTACTTGCCCCTTTTACTACTCGCCCGCAAAAGCACTGGCCAATTAATCATTGGAGGCAACTTATCACGCTTATCCGTCAGCACAGTGATATCTCCATCGTTATTCTAGGCGGCCCATCAGATAGCTGTGATGCAGAGGCACTGACCTTCAATGAAGGTGATGTTTATTCATTAGCGGGGCATGTATCGGTAGCTGAATCAGCCGTGGCGGTGAAGCAGTCTAAAGCTTTTATTGGCGTTGATACTGGCCTAACACACATGGCGGTTACTTTTCTTCGCCCTACAGTTGCGCTTTTTGGGTCTACCTGTCCGTATACATATACTGATAATGCTAACACTCATGTATTATATAAAAAGCTAGTCTGTGCGCCATGTAAGCGTAAACCAACGTGCAATGGTACATTTGACTGTATGGCGTTAATTCGCCCAGAAGAAGTTTTTACCACTGTGAAGGAATACCTGTGA
- the rplC gene encoding 50S ribosomal protein L3, with product MAIGLVGRKVGMTRIFTEDGTSIPVTVIEATPNRVTQLRTEELDGYRALQVTTGSKKTNRVNKAEAGHFAKAGVEAGRALVEFRLEDNEGGDIEVGSEITVEIFNDTKKIDVTGTSKGKGFAGAIKRWNFSSQRMTHGNSLSHRAPGSIGQNQSPGKVFKGKKMAGQLGNKQVTTQSLEVVRVDVENSLILVKGAVPGATGGDVIVKPAVKA from the coding sequence ATGGCGATTGGTCTAGTCGGTCGTAAAGTGGGTATGACTCGCATCTTCACTGAAGATGGTACGTCTATCCCTGTGACTGTTATTGAAGCGACCCCAAACCGTGTGACTCAGTTACGTACTGAAGAACTTGACGGTTATCGCGCTCTTCAGGTTACTACTGGAAGCAAGAAAACGAACCGCGTTAACAAAGCTGAAGCAGGTCATTTTGCCAAAGCTGGTGTTGAAGCAGGTCGTGCTCTAGTAGAATTCCGCCTGGAAGATAACGAAGGTGGCGATATTGAAGTAGGCAGTGAAATCACTGTTGAAATCTTTAACGACACTAAAAAGATTGATGTCACTGGTACATCAAAAGGTAAAGGTTTTGCTGGCGCGATCAAACGTTGGAACTTTAGTTCACAACGTATGACTCACGGTAACTCTTTGTCTCACCGTGCACCTGGTTCGATTGGCCAAAACCAATCACCTGGTAAAGTTTTCAAAGGTAAGAAAATGGCTGGTCAGCTTGGTAACAAGCAAGTGACTACCCAATCTTTGGAAGTAGTACGTGTAGACGTAGAAAATAGCTTAATCCTTGTTAAAGGTGCCGTACCTGGCGCAACTGGCGGCGATGTAATCGTTAAGCCAGCTGTTAAAGCGTAA
- the rplB gene encoding 50S ribosomal protein L2 has translation MPLLKAKPTSAGRRHVVQVTNPDLHKGAPYAPLLEKNSKSGGRNNHGRITTRHIGGGHKQHYRLIDFKRNKDGIPAAVERLEYDPNRSANIALVLYADGERRYILAPKGMKAGDAIQSGSDAPIKSGNTLPMRNIPVGSVVHAIEMKPGKGAQIARSAGAYAQILARDGNYVTLRLRSGEMRKVLSDCRATIGEVGNAEHMLRSLGKAGATRWRGVRPTVRGVAMNPVDHPHGGGEGRTSGGRHPVSPWGVPTKGKKTRSNKRTDKLIVRRRNK, from the coding sequence ATGCCATTATTGAAAGCTAAGCCAACTTCTGCCGGTCGTCGTCACGTTGTTCAGGTTACTAACCCTGACCTTCACAAAGGCGCGCCTTACGCACCTTTGCTTGAAAAGAACAGCAAATCTGGCGGTCGTAACAACCATGGTCGTATTACAACTCGTCATATTGGTGGTGGTCATAAACAACACTACCGTTTGATTGACTTTAAACGCAACAAAGACGGCATTCCAGCCGCTGTTGAGCGTTTAGAATACGATCCTAACCGTTCTGCTAACATTGCACTAGTATTGTATGCAGATGGTGAGCGTCGTTACATTCTGGCTCCAAAGGGTATGAAAGCGGGTGATGCAATCCAGTCTGGTTCGGATGCTCCGATCAAGTCTGGTAACACATTGCCAATGCGTAATATCCCAGTAGGTTCTGTTGTACACGCAATTGAAATGAAGCCTGGTAAAGGTGCACAAATTGCACGTTCTGCCGGTGCTTATGCTCAGATCCTAGCACGTGACGGAAACTACGTTACCTTGCGTCTACGTTCTGGCGAAATGCGTAAAGTACTATCTGATTGCCGCGCCACCATTGGTGAAGTAGGCAATGCAGAGCACATGCTGCGTTCACTGGGTAAAGCCGGTGCAACCCGCTGGCGTGGTGTTCGTCCTACAGTTCGTGGTGTTGCCATGAACCCAGTAGACCACCCACACGGTGGTGGTGAAGGACGCACGTCGGGTGGTCGTCATCCAGTATCTCCTTGGGGTGTTCCTACTAAAGGTAAGAAAACCCGAAGTAACAAGCGTACCGATAAACTTATCGTACGTCGTCGTAATAAGTAA
- a CDS encoding cation:proton antiporter — translation MSDPLMSLVAVGLLSISCQYLAYKVRLPAILPLLIVGIVVGPVFGVLDADALFGDLLFPVVSLSVAIILFEGSLTLKFGDIAGHGNMVRNLCSVGVLVTWVIAAVAAHYSLDLSWQLSFLFGAIVTVTGPTVIVPMLRTVRPKSNLASILRWEGIVIDPIGALLAVLVFEFIVASQGNAISHTFITFGKTIGIGFLLGFSSGYLLGLSIRKDWIPHYLLNTAVLTIILGVFAASNYVAHESGLLAVTITGMVLANMKNVEVEDILEFKETLSVLLISGLFILLATRLSLQSIADVGWGALIVLGAIMFIARPLSVAASSIGTGLKLNELALLSWIAPRGIVAAAVSALFSLKLEEIGYEGAGIIVPMVFLVIIATVVVQSLTSRSVAQLLKVRAPAPTAYLVFGGSKFNRMLADEMIKQELSVTVADTNWDAIREARMMDIPVYFGNPMSDHAARHLDIASFGTVLIMSPYKQLNPPIAYHFENTMGKDKVWALTSNEQSTRPSHQVSEQYAKRLTLFDEGVTYGYLASAIARNASIKTTRLSDEFTFAQYNEKYGDRATPLIAIDVEGKSFTFVNGDSIHPKAGWRVISLILPEGEAV, via the coding sequence TTGTCAGATCCACTCATGTCTTTGGTTGCCGTTGGCTTATTGTCGATTAGCTGCCAATATCTCGCATACAAAGTTCGTTTACCTGCCATCTTACCGCTTTTAATTGTAGGTATTGTGGTTGGCCCTGTATTTGGCGTGCTTGACGCAGACGCGCTTTTTGGCGACCTTTTGTTCCCAGTTGTATCGCTTTCCGTTGCTATTATTCTGTTTGAAGGTTCCCTTACCCTTAAGTTTGGTGATATTGCTGGTCATGGCAATATGGTGCGTAACCTATGTAGTGTGGGTGTATTGGTTACCTGGGTTATTGCTGCAGTGGCGGCCCATTACAGCCTAGACTTGTCGTGGCAACTCTCTTTTTTATTCGGCGCTATCGTGACGGTAACTGGCCCCACCGTAATAGTGCCCATGCTGCGTACTGTGCGGCCTAAATCTAACTTGGCAAGCATCCTACGATGGGAAGGCATAGTTATCGACCCCATCGGCGCCCTACTGGCTGTACTCGTCTTTGAGTTTATCGTTGCCTCTCAAGGCAATGCTATTTCCCACACGTTTATCACCTTTGGCAAAACCATCGGAATTGGTTTCCTGCTTGGTTTTAGTTCGGGTTATTTGCTAGGGCTTTCTATCCGCAAAGATTGGATCCCGCATTACTTATTAAACACCGCCGTTTTAACGATTATTCTAGGTGTTTTTGCAGCGTCAAATTATGTTGCACATGAATCTGGACTATTGGCCGTTACCATCACCGGCATGGTATTAGCCAACATGAAGAACGTGGAAGTAGAAGACATTTTAGAGTTCAAAGAAACCTTGAGTGTGCTGCTTATCTCAGGCTTGTTCATATTACTTGCTACCCGTCTTAGCCTTCAATCTATTGCGGATGTGGGCTGGGGAGCGCTTATTGTCCTTGGGGCAATCATGTTCATTGCTCGCCCGTTATCGGTAGCAGCGTCGTCTATTGGCACTGGTCTTAAACTTAATGAGCTAGCCTTGCTGAGCTGGATTGCACCTCGCGGTATTGTGGCCGCAGCCGTATCTGCATTGTTTTCTTTAAAGCTTGAAGAAATTGGCTACGAGGGTGCTGGCATTATCGTGCCTATGGTCTTTCTTGTGATTATTGCTACCGTCGTTGTACAAAGCCTTACTTCTCGAAGTGTCGCACAATTACTAAAAGTTAGAGCTCCTGCCCCTACTGCTTACCTTGTGTTCGGTGGCAGTAAGTTTAACCGTATGCTTGCTGATGAAATGATTAAGCAAGAGTTGAGCGTTACCGTTGCTGATACTAACTGGGATGCCATTCGTGAAGCCCGAATGATGGATATTCCTGTGTATTTTGGTAACCCTATGTCAGATCACGCAGCTCGACATCTTGATATTGCCAGTTTTGGTACGGTGTTGATTATGTCACCTTACAAACAGCTTAATCCTCCCATCGCGTATCATTTTGAAAATACGATGGGCAAAGACAAAGTATGGGCACTGACAAGTAACGAACAATCTACCCGTCCAAGTCACCAAGTCAGTGAACAATACGCCAAACGTCTTACCTTATTTGATGAAGGGGTGACTTATGGGTATTTGGCATCAGCGATTGCTCGTAACGCCAGTATTAAAACAACACGGCTGTCTGATGAGTTTACATTCGCGCAATATAATGAAAAATATGGTGATAGAGCCACACCATTAATAGCCATAGATGTTGAAGGAAAAAGCTTCACGTTCGTGAATGGGGACAGCATTCATCCTAAGGCAGGATGGCGAGTAATAAGTTTGATTTTACCTGAAGGTGAAGCAGTGTAA
- the rplP gene encoding 50S ribosomal protein L16, with protein MLQPKRTKFRKMHKGRNRGLAIAGSKVSFGTYGLKAVGRGRMTARQIEAARRAMTRHVKRQGKIWIRVFPDKPITEKPLEVRQGKGKGNVEYWVCQIQPGRVLYEMEGVPESLAREAFELAAAKLPFKTTFVTRTVM; from the coding sequence ATGTTACAACCAAAGCGTACGAAATTTCGTAAAATGCATAAAGGTCGTAACCGTGGTCTTGCCATTGCGGGGAGCAAGGTAAGCTTCGGTACTTATGGCCTGAAAGCAGTTGGCCGTGGTCGTATGACCGCTCGCCAAATCGAAGCAGCGCGTCGTGCTATGACTCGTCACGTTAAGCGTCAAGGTAAAATTTGGATTCGAGTTTTCCCTGACAAGCCAATTACTGAGAAGCCTCTTGAAGTGCGTCAAGGTAAAGGTAAAGGTAACGTTGAGTACTGGGTATGCCAAATTCAACCTGGACGTGTTCTTTATGAGATGGAAGGTGTTCCTGAATCTCTAGCACGCGAAGCGTTTGAATTGGCAGCGGCTAAACTGCCATTTAAGACAACCTTTGTAACTCGGACGGTGATGTAA